One Carassius auratus strain Wakin chromosome 16, ASM336829v1, whole genome shotgun sequence genomic window carries:
- the LOC113116824 gene encoding zymogen granule membrane protein 16-like — MLHHFLVLSALCAMSMTMPLPDFYSYSPAAGDGSGTEFSTAHEGRITGVRVYEYPYYGYYSNNYLNGIQFKYNSNWTDLVGINSYGNEKEMTLSKNEHFVQISGKYYSGYISELMFVTNKGRSFKVGQPYGLSFNFYPTHDGSELRFISGRHNGNALTSIGAHWAVYNNSTK; from the exons ATGCTGCATCATTTTCTGGTACTCTCTGCCCTTTGTGCCATGAGCATGACCATGC CTTTACCTGATTTTTACTCATACTCCCCTGCTGCTGGGGATGGCAGTGGAACCGAATTTTCCACTGCACATGAGGGTCGCATCACTGGAGTCAGAGTTTATGAATATCCCTACTATGGATACTACTCTAACAACTATCTCAATGG GATCCAGTTTAAATATAACAGTAACTGGACAGATTTGGTTGGCATAAACTCCTATGGCAATGAAAAGGAGATGACACTctcaaaaaatgaacattttgttcaGATCTCAGGAAAGTATTATTCTGGTTACATCAGTGAGCTCATGTTCGTCACTAACAAGGGGCGCTCTTTCAAAGTGGGGCAGCCTTATGGACTTTCATTCAACTTCTACCCAACCCACGATGGAAGTGAGCTACGCTTCATCAGCGGTCGTCACAATGGAAATGCCCTTACCTCCATTGGGGCTCATTGGGCTGTCTACAACAATTCCACTAAATAA